The segment GATAAATATATTGAATTAAATCTTTTTATAAAAAACAATAATATATATTACTCATCAAATTATGAAGATAATATTTTTAATATATATTCATTAAACTTAAGTTCTAATTTAGTAAAAAAATTAACCAATCATATCTTTGGAACATTTTATCCTATTATACTAAATAATGAATTATATTTCCTATATTATGACTCAAATGGATATCATTTATCTAAAACTGATATTGTCGCTAGATCAGAAGAATATTTAAAAATATATAATTCTAAAATATCTATAAAAAATATTAAAAAGGATAATTCTGATTCTCCAAAATATTTTGAACCTCTAAAATACAATTTCTTAATTCCATACAGTGAAGATAATGAGATTGGAGCAATATTTTTGTCTTTAAGTGAAGGGTTAAATTACGGATTGGGGATAGGAGTATTATCAAACTTAAAACCTATATTTGGGTATTATTTAGATTATATGGGTATTCAAAATTATTCTATTTTTAAATTTGATAATAATAAATTATATACTAATTTTAATTTTTCTAAAAATTTTGAATTTTACCTAAAGAATAAAAATTATTTTGGAATAGAGGGAAATATAAAACTCGAAAATTTAAACTTTGTAAATAAAGATCTAAAAATACATTTAATGAAAAATCCATATGAAATAAATGATCAGAATTATTATGAAAATAATTTAATTATAGGATTTATAAATAATTACTATTATATTCAATACTCAAAAGCTTTTGATTTGTATTCGGTAAAAAATGAACCTTATATATATTATGATACAAATGGCAATTTAATCCCTGGAATTAATATATCGAAAAAAATATGGTATCCGTATTATTCGATTTTAGATGGAAAATACGGTTTTGATGGAATTAAAGCAAATATTGATTATAATTATAATTTAAAAACAAAAAAGTCAAAAATGAGTTTTTCTTTAAATTTTGATTTAACAGCATTTTATTGGATAAATTTTTCTATACCTATTACTAATGAATATAAATAATAAATAAATGCTGCCAAATGGCAGCATTTATTTATTATTTATTATACTGGATATATACTTTCATCTTCAGTAAACTCTTTATTTTCTTCAACCAATCCAAAGTCAACTTGTATTTCTTTTTCATATTTTTTCTTTAAATAATTCTTACCAACTTCTCCAAATAAAATATAAGTTAATAAATCTTCATCATTTTCAGCTAAAACCCCTATTTCTTCTTTTGCTTTTTCTACTTCCGGTTCCAATAAATCTGCTGGTCTACATGTAATAGGTTTTTCATTTCCTAATGCTTTCTTTAATAATTCTTCATCAACTGGAGCAGGAGATTTTCCATACATACCTTTTAAATAATTTTTTACTTCTTTCGTTATAGCTTTATATCTTTCTTTATACATTACATTTAAAACAGCTTGAACTCCAACAATTTGACTAGTAGGTGTAACTAGTGGTGGATAACCTAAATCTTTTCTAACTCTTGGTACTTCTTTTAAAACTTCATCTAATAGATGAAGCATTTTTTGATTTTTTAATTGAGAAACTAGATTAGAAAACATTCCACCTGGTATTTGTGCCTTTAAAATCCTATAATCGATAGAAATCATTTTCATATCATTTTCTTTGTGATTTTCTCTAACTTTCCAGAAATAATCAGATAATTCATACAATAATTCTGAGTTCAACGGTTCTCCTAATGCAAAATTAAACGGTTCTACAGCAGGTTGAGAACTAGCTTCGGCAAAAGGGCTAAGAGCAGTATCAATATAATCTATCCCCGCATCTATTGCTGCTTGATATGCTATTGATGCCATACCAGCTGTATTATGGGAATGTAATTCTATTGGAATATTAAAGTTCTTTTTTAATTCTTTCACTAATTCATATGACATTTTTGGAGTTAATAAACCCGCCATGTCTTTTATTACAATTGAATCTACACCTTTTTCTACTAATTCTTTTGCATAATTTAAATAAAATTCTAAATTATGTACAGGACTTATTGTATAAGATATAGCTCCTTGAACATGAATATTCCTTTTTTTAGCAACTTCTATACTCTTTTCTAAATTTCTTATATCATTTAATGCATCAAATACTCTAATAATATCCATGCCATAATCTGCTGTTTTATTGACAAAAAGTTCTACTACATCATCTGCATAATTTCTGTACCCTAATAAATTTTGACCTCTTAACAACATTTGTATTTGTGTGTTTTTTAACTTATCTTTTAATATTTTTAATCTTTCCCATGGATTTTCATCTAAATATCTTATACAAGAGTCGTATGTGGCTCCACCCCACACTTCCATAGAATGAAAACCTATTTTATCAAATTTATCTAAAACTGGTTCAAATTCAGAAGTTTTCATCCTAGTTGCAATTATTGATTGTTGCCCATCTCTTAAAGTGGTATCAACAAATTTTGTCATTTTTTCCACCTCCATCATAATAATTAAAACATTCTTATTTTAAAAATCAGTTAAGTTTTGATTTTAAAAAGAAGATTAGGATATAAATCTTTAAGACAGAAAAATAAAATAGAATTATACTTTTTTAATAATAATTTTTTAGGAGTATAAGAATATGTTTTTTCAAAATATTTTAAAAGAAAATAAAAAAATTTTAGAGAAATATGGAAGAATTATAAATATAAAAAGAAATGATATATTGCATTCTCCAAATGAAGAATTAAGGCAAGTTAGTATTATTATAAAAGGAAAATTGAAAGTTGTAAAGTATACACCTGATGGCTATGAACAAGTATTAAAATATTTAAATGAAAATGAAAGCTTTGGCGAGGGTCTTATTTTTTCTGGAGAGAATTATCCTTCATATATAGTATCAGAAGAAGATGCAAGTGTCTTAGAAATATCTAGAGAAGGAGTTTTAAAGTTATTTAGAGAGAACGAAAATTTTCTAGTTTTATATTTAAATGAAATATCAAAAAAATTATTGAACTTATCAAATATTGTAGATATTTTAATTATAAAATCCGTAAAAGAAAGAATTATAAAATATCTTTCTTTATTATACAAACAGCAAAAATCAGAAACAATTTATTTTAAATCAAAGCAAAAAATAGCAAATGATATTGGCAGTGTAAGAGAAGTTGTTTCGAGAAAAATTAGTGAATTAGAAAAAGAAGGGATAATAAAAATATTAGACAAAAATCATATAAAAATAGTAGATAAGAGTTTTTTTGAGTAATACCGTGATTAAAGTCACGGTATTATTTTTTTTTATTTATTATAATAATGACAACTTAAAAAATGGAGGTAGATAAAATGAATACAGTTATTCTTATAATTATTGCGGTAGTATTTTTAGTATGGTCATTTTTTAAAAGTAAGGAAAAAACAAAAGAAAGTTTAATTTTGTCTAAGAATTTGTTTGTAAAAACATTTATAGAAATTATAGGTGTTATGGCATTAGTTGGGTTAGTTCTTGCGGTTTTACCTCCTGAATTGATAAAACAATTACTGGGCAACTCAAATGAATTTTTAAGTACAATTTACGGAGCGATAATAGGTGCATTAACTATTATTCCTGCATTTATAGCATTTCCTTTATCAAAATCACTTTATCAAAGTGGTGCCAACTTAACAGCAATAGCAGCATTTATCACTACTTTAACTATGGTTGGATTTGCGACTATGCCAATAGAAATCAAATATTTCGGAAAGAAATTTACATTACATAGATTGTGGATAAGTTTTGTGGCTGCAATTTTAATAGCATCTGGAATGGCGGTGATATTATGAATAAAATTATAAAAGATAACAGATTGATATCTATAAGTGTAGTATTATATGCAATAGCTTTTTTTGTAAAACCAGATATATTTTTTAGAGGATTAGAAATGACAAAAGGTTTTTTAATAGAAATGATTGAAGTTATGCCACCTATATTGATAATATCCTCACTAATTACAGTATGGGTACCATCTGAAGTAATAATGAAAAACTTTGGGAAAGAATCTGGTATAAAAGGAAAATTTTTATCAATTTTTACAGGAGCTGTTTCCGCAGGTCCGATATATGCAGCTTTCCCGGTAGCTCAAGCATTATTTTTAAAAGGAGCTAGTATCGCAAATTTAGTTATAATAATTAGTTCTTGGGCAGTAGTAAAGGTTGTTATGTTTATGGTGGAATCTAGTTTCTTAGGATTATCCTTTGCCATTACTCGATATGCATTAACAATTCCAGCAATTTTAATTATGGGGTATATAATGGAAAAATTAGTGACAAGAGAAGATATAATTGATGAAATAGAAGATAAAGAAATAGTATATGAAAAAAAGATTTTAAGAGATTTGCCAAATATGAATTGCGGAGCATGTGGATATCCTAATTGTAGAGCATTTTCTGATGCAGTGATTAAGGGTGAAGCCACTATTGATGATTGTATGATTATAAATAAAACTAAAAAGTATGCATAATAATTTTCCCCTATATTTCTAAATTTAACTTTATATATAGATCAATAAGGAAATACATTAGTTATTATGGAAATATATCACAGAGAAATATAGGGGTGAGAACATGAAAATTAATAATTATTACATTCAACATGATCCAAAAAACTTATATTTACAATCAAAATTAAGAAAATTATTATATAATGCAATAAATAGTAAAGATAATAACCTGTTATATAAGATTGGGAATATTGATAAGTTAATAAAATCGGGAAATATAGAAGAAGCTGAAATAGAACTGAGAAATATTGAAAAAATAAATAAAAGCAGCTCTATTTCTTTAAATAATAAATTATCTGTAGATAATAAATTTTTAGATAATAAATTATATGATTCAAAAGGTAATATAAAAGAAGGTTATTTTAATAAATCAATTGAATTCAAAGGATAGGAGCTGTTAAATTGTTTAGAGAAATGAGAAGAAAAGATAGATTATTAGATGAAAAAGAAACTATAAATATATTATTATCTTGTAGTTATGGTGTTCTAGCTTGCATTGGAGACAATGATTATGCTTATGCTGTTCCATTGAATTATGTATATTATAATAATAAAATATATTTCCATTCAGCAAAAGAAGGCAATAAAATAGATTCTATTAAGAAAAATAATAAAGTATCATTTTCTGTTGTAGAAAAAGAAGTTGTTTTAAGTGAAAAATATTCTACATATTTTAGAAGTGCTATAGTGTTCGGAAAAGCTCGAATTGTTTCAGGAAATGAAAAAATTGAAGCATTTAGAGCTTTAGTTGAAAAATACTCTTCCGAAAGACCACAAGATGAAAAGGAAAAAATGATAAACAATTGTACAAATTCCCATATTGTGGCTATTGATATTGAATATATTTCTGGAAAAGAATCCTTTCAAAACAAATAAGGCATACTTTGCCTTATTTGTTTTTTCACAATATTTTTTTAAAAAAGTCAAAAGTTGATGTTATACTAAAAATGATTTTATTTTAAAGAGGTGAAAATATGGAATACATAGAATATATTTTTGTTTTACCTGAAAATTTAGAAGATAATATAGAAACATTTTTTGCTATACATGAATTCCAAAATTACTATTTTGATAAACCTACAAAAGGACAATCTGTTGTTAAAGTATATATTAACCCAAAAGTTAATGAAGATAATATAATAGAATATCTAAAAGAAAACTTAGAATTAATTTCAAAACAAAATATCTCAGAAGATGAATGGTTAAAACCTTGGAGAGAATCTTTAAAACCATTTGAGTTTATTGAAAATATATGGATTATTCCAGATCCTACAAAGAGTTATAATATTCCAAGTGGTGTAAAAGAAATAAAAATAATACCAGGTACAGCTTTTGGAACGGGATTACACCCCACAACAAAATTAGCTGCAAAAAATTTAATTAAAGTAATAAATGAAGGAGCAGATGTTTTAGATGTTGGAACAGGAACAGGAATATTATCAATTATAGCTAAATTATACGGAGCTAGTAAATTATTAGCTCTTGATTATGATCTTTTAGCTGTAGAAAAAGCTAAAGAAACATTTAAATTAAATAATTTAGAAATTGAAGTTAAACAATCTGACTTATTATCCTCCGTAGAAAAAAAAGATAGATACGATATAATAATTGCAAATATTGTTGTTCCTATATTATTAAGATTATTAGATGATGAAAAATTAGATATCATATTAAATGAAAATGGATACTTAATATTATCAGGTATAAACAAAGAAAGAGAAGAAGAGATGTTAAATAAAATTTTTGAAAAAGAATATAATATAATATCAAGAGAGGAAGATTCAGGATGGATATCACTTCTATTACAAAAGAGGATATAGAAATAATTGAAAAACAAATTGGAAGAAAACCAAATAAAATAATATCTATTCCTAAAAGGTGTTCATTTGGAAAACCAATTGTTATAAAAAGTTATCCAATGAAAGATGGAAAACCTTTTCCTACATTATATTGGTTAACTTGCCCTCATTTAATAAAAGAAGTTGGAAAATTAGAATCATTAGGAAAAATAAAAGATTGGGAAAATGAAATAAAAATTAATGATAAATTAAGAGAGGAATATTTAAAAGCTCATTTAGAGGAAAAAAGTGAAAGAAACAGCTTGTTAAAAAATGAACCTAATTGGGTAAATGAAAGACTAAAAAATATTGGAATTGGTGGAATAAGTAATTTTGAGAGTATTAAGTGTTTACATTTGCAGCTTGCATCATTTTTAGGAGGGACGAATAATCCTATTGGCGAAAGGGTGTGGGGAATCATTGAAAAGAAGGAATGTGAGAACTGCATCTGTTGTATATTATAGGGATATACGAACACATGTAGTTATTTTTATACTTGCTTTTTTAGGAATATTATCTATTATTAGATTAATATTATTAGGCAATGTCAATGGCGCTATTAATTTGGGATTAAAATATTTCGCGCTGTTAGTTGCTCGTTTTGGATTATATATTACTGCTCCTATAACAGATTTATCTTTGTATTTCTTTAGTTTTCTAAATGTATTTGACATAAACACATTTTATATGGGAGATATTTCATTTTTTATATCAATTTCTTTGATATTATATGATATGCTTAGAGCTAGAAAGTATATTTTTACCGACTCCTTAACCGGCTTATTAAATAGAAGATATTATACTGAAATAATTCCTAAGGTTATAAAAATAAAAGAATATATGAACAAAGAATTTTGTATTATAGTCATGGATTTAGATAACTTTAAACCTGTAAATGATAATTTTGGTCATAAATCTGGAGATTATGTATTAAAAAAAGTAGGAGATATAATTAATAAAAGTATAAGAAAAACTGATTTAGCTATTAGATATGGTGGAGATGAATTTGTTATTTTAGTAAATTCAAATTCATCAGAAATAATAGACAATATCATAAAAAGAATTGATGAAAAAATAAGAAGGGAATTAAATATATATAATATTGGTGTTTCAGCTGGAAAATATATAAAAACAAAAGATGATAATTTATCTTTAGAAGATATGTTCTCTAAAGCTGATTTAGATATGTACGAAAACAAAAAGAGGAGAAAAAATGTTAGATAGAAAAGTTTTAAAAAATATCCCAAATGAACCCGGTGTTTATATCTTTAAAGATAAAAATTCAAAACCTATATATATTGGTAAAGCAAAAAAATTAAAAAATAGATTATCTTCTTATTTTAATAAATCTAATCAAGAAAAAAATGAAAAAGTTGAAAAGATTGTTTCTGAAGCAGAATTTTTAGATTATATTGTTGTAAGAAATGAAGATGAATCACTTATTTTAGAATCTAATTTAATATTCACTCATAAACCTAAATACAATATATTATTAAAGGATACACGTGTGTATCCTTATATTGCTATAACAAAAGAGGATTTTCCACAAATAAAATTAGTAAGAACAAAAAAAAGTGAAAACGCTTATTTTTACGGCCCATATTCAAATGTAGGTATGGTTAGAGGTATTATTGAAATTATACAATGGGTATACAAAGTAAGAACGTGTGAAAGAAAATTAGATAGAAAGTCTAAACCATGCTTCTTATTTCATTTAGGAAAATGTTTTGCGCCTTGTTATGTTGAGGTGGATAAGAAAGAGTACAATAAAGCTATTGGTAAAGTAAAAAGATTTTTAAAAGGTAATATCAAATCTATTAGAAATTATATAGAAGAATCTATGCAACAATATGCTAAAATTCTTAATTTTGAAAAAGCAGCTCAATTAAGAGATTTATTATTTAAACTAGATAGATTATTTGTACCAATTGGCGTTGAAATGATACATAATAAGAATATTGACATAATTGCTAAGGATGAAGAGTATCCAATAGTTGTATTATTAATAATTAGACAAGGTTATATTATCTCTAAATTAACCTTTACAATAGATGAAGATATAAATGAATTTATTCATCAATATTATTTAATTAGAAAAAATATTATTCCAGATGAAATTTGGATAAAGGATTTTGATAATAATTTAGAAGAGGAAGTTATTCATTATTTAAATAAAAACGGATTAAAAAATATAAAGGATTTAAAGACTGAAAACGAAGAATTATATACAATCACTACAAGAAATT is part of the Marinitoga sp. 38H-ov genome and harbors:
- a CDS encoding permease, with the protein product MNTVILIIIAVVFLVWSFFKSKEKTKESLILSKNLFVKTFIEIIGVMALVGLVLAVLPPELIKQLLGNSNEFLSTIYGAIIGALTIIPAFIAFPLSKSLYQSGANLTAIAAFITTLTMVGFATMPIEIKYFGKKFTLHRLWISFVAAILIASGMAVIL
- a CDS encoding GGDEF domain-containing protein; this translates as MKRRNVRTASVVYYRDIRTHVVIFILAFLGILSIIRLILLGNVNGAINLGLKYFALLVARFGLYITAPITDLSLYFFSFLNVFDINTFYMGDISFFISISLILYDMLRARKYIFTDSLTGLLNRRYYTEIIPKVIKIKEYMNKEFCIIVMDLDNFKPVNDNFGHKSGDYVLKKVGDIINKSIRKTDLAIRYGGDEFVILVNSNSSEIIDNIIKRIDEKIRRELNIYNIGVSAGKYIKTKDDNLSLEDMFSKADLDMYENKKRRKNVR
- a CDS encoding 50S ribosomal protein L11 methyltransferase, producing MEYIEYIFVLPENLEDNIETFFAIHEFQNYYFDKPTKGQSVVKVYINPKVNEDNIIEYLKENLELISKQNISEDEWLKPWRESLKPFEFIENIWIIPDPTKSYNIPSGVKEIKIIPGTAFGTGLHPTTKLAAKNLIKVINEGADVLDVGTGTGILSIIAKLYGASKLLALDYDLLAVEKAKETFKLNNLEIEVKQSDLLSSVEKKDRYDIIIANIVVPILLRLLDDEKLDIILNENGYLILSGINKEREEEMLNKIFEKEYNIISREEDSGWISLLLQKRI
- a CDS encoding pyruvate carboxylase subunit B translates to MTKFVDTTLRDGQQSIIATRMKTSEFEPVLDKFDKIGFHSMEVWGGATYDSCIRYLDENPWERLKILKDKLKNTQIQMLLRGQNLLGYRNYADDVVELFVNKTADYGMDIIRVFDALNDIRNLEKSIEVAKKRNIHVQGAISYTISPVHNLEFYLNYAKELVEKGVDSIVIKDMAGLLTPKMSYELVKELKKNFNIPIELHSHNTAGMASIAYQAAIDAGIDYIDTALSPFAEASSQPAVEPFNFALGEPLNSELLYELSDYFWKVRENHKENDMKMISIDYRILKAQIPGGMFSNLVSQLKNQKMLHLLDEVLKEVPRVRKDLGYPPLVTPTSQIVGVQAVLNVMYKERYKAITKEVKNYLKGMYGKSPAPVDEELLKKALGNEKPITCRPADLLEPEVEKAKEEIGVLAENDEDLLTYILFGEVGKNYLKKKYEKEIQVDFGLVEENKEFTEDESIYPV
- a CDS encoding permease, translating into MNKIIKDNRLISISVVLYAIAFFVKPDIFFRGLEMTKGFLIEMIEVMPPILIISSLITVWVPSEVIMKNFGKESGIKGKFLSIFTGAVSAGPIYAAFPVAQALFLKGASIANLVIIISSWAVVKVVMFMVESSFLGLSFAITRYALTIPAILIMGYIMEKLVTREDIIDEIEDKEIVYEKKILRDLPNMNCGACGYPNCRAFSDAVIKGEATIDDCMIINKTKKYA
- a CDS encoding Crp/Fnr family transcriptional regulator yields the protein MFFQNILKENKKILEKYGRIINIKRNDILHSPNEELRQVSIIIKGKLKVVKYTPDGYEQVLKYLNENESFGEGLIFSGENYPSYIVSEEDASVLEISREGVLKLFRENENFLVLYLNEISKKLLNLSNIVDILIIKSVKERIIKYLSLLYKQQKSETIYFKSKQKIANDIGSVREVVSRKISELEKEGIIKILDKNHIKIVDKSFFE
- the uvrC gene encoding excinuclease ABC subunit UvrC, with amino-acid sequence MLDRKVLKNIPNEPGVYIFKDKNSKPIYIGKAKKLKNRLSSYFNKSNQEKNEKVEKIVSEAEFLDYIVVRNEDESLILESNLIFTHKPKYNILLKDTRVYPYIAITKEDFPQIKLVRTKKSENAYFYGPYSNVGMVRGIIEIIQWVYKVRTCERKLDRKSKPCFLFHLGKCFAPCYVEVDKKEYNKAIGKVKRFLKGNIKSIRNYIEESMQQYAKILNFEKAAQLRDLLFKLDRLFVPIGVEMIHNKNIDIIAKDEEYPIVVLLIIRQGYIISKLTFTIDEDINEFIHQYYLIRKNIIPDEIWIKDFDNNLEEEVIHYLNKNGLKNIKDLKTENEELYTITTRNLKEEVKKQTDLGNILKQAKEILSLKKIPYRIEGIDISHLQGMYTVASLITFENGKPKKEDYRRYRLDEFKEPNDFESIRTVIRRRYSKHPLPDLLFIDGGKGQVNSAVEALNELGYADVDVVGIAKEDERIVFPGDIEDLHLPLDHPVLRMLIFMRDETHRFAITFNRKLRAKRFERSRLDDIPGIGPKRKKILINHFGSIEEIKKATWEEINEVIKNEKIAKKIKEFFD
- a CDS encoding DUF501 domain-containing protein — its product is MDITSITKEDIEIIEKQIGRKPNKIISIPKRCSFGKPIVIKSYPMKDGKPFPTLYWLTCPHLIKEVGKLESLGKIKDWENEIKINDKLREEYLKAHLEEKSERNSLLKNEPNWVNERLKNIGIGGISNFESIKCLHLQLASFLGGTNNPIGERVWGIIEKKECENCICCIL
- a CDS encoding pyridoxamine 5'-phosphate oxidase family protein, whose product is MFREMRRKDRLLDEKETINILLSCSYGVLACIGDNDYAYAVPLNYVYYNNKIYFHSAKEGNKIDSIKKNNKVSFSVVEKEVVLSEKYSTYFRSAIVFGKARIVSGNEKIEAFRALVEKYSSERPQDEKEKMINNCTNSHIVAIDIEYISGKESFQNK